One Diospyros lotus cultivar Yz01 chromosome 1, ASM1463336v1, whole genome shotgun sequence genomic window carries:
- the LOC127791904 gene encoding uncharacterized protein LOC127791904 yields MYIRRKEDGYVSTEFIKGVEKFVNFAKSQPEWMDGNKIKCPCNKPKCRNTAFRDQDTVTSHFLTKGFVPGYYEWTLHGEVIAMVDSVDVSYSASTLEAESSNLFETMVMDAAMLDFNPNMEEEPPNLEAQAFYGMLSAAKKELYLGCQKHITKKLVRGLGLPVEKIDCCRNNCMIFWGDDNDLTVCKFCHENRYKQVDQADSSKRQKTCVPYKKMHYFPLTPRLLRLYASNSTAGEMRWHADHVVEDGVMRHPSDSPAWIHFNQTHKEFAAEKRNVRLGLCTDGFQPFELKHLWDVGVHAYDISLKQNFQLRAALMWTISDFPAYSMLSGYSTAGKLACPYCTIHSDIFYLSKSRKISWFDNHRKFLHRDHPYRRNRYGFHKNTLVKKTPPPILSGPEILASLDELGLVKATQPNAAQTNADNSHGSGWKSMSIFWDLLYWKTQLIRHNLDVMHIEKNVFENVFNTVMNVPGKTKDTVKSREELNQYCRRITQSTFTLNKKKKAVMCAWVKNLKFPDGYVSNMARCVDTKKLKLFRMKSHDCHVFMQRLVPIAFRELLPQKVWEALTELSLFFKDLTSTTIKSEHMMKLENDIPITLCKLELIFPPSFFDSMEHLSVHLAYEARIAGPVQYRWMYPFERYLGKLKKTVRTKARVEGSISNSYVVEEASLLCSHYFKDHVVTRHTRVPRNDAGVVNEGDDQEGKLSIFKHSYQPFGCKKSRMLFGEEYDVAHRYILMNCPEVEPYL; encoded by the exons ATGTATATCAGGCGTAAAGAGGATGGTTATGTTTCTACGGAATTTATCAAGGGTGTTgagaagtttgttaattttgctAAGAGTCAACCAGAGTGGATGGATGGGAATAAGATTAAATGTCCTTGTAATAAACCAAAGTGTAGGAACACGGCTTTTCGTGACCAGGATACCGTGACAAGTCACTTTCTCACCAAAGGTTTCGTACCGGGGTATTATGAGTGGACACTTCATGGGGAAGTTATTGCTATGGTAGATTCGGTCGATGTGTCTTACTCAGCATCAACACTTGAAGCAGAGTCAAGCAACTTATTTGAGACTATGGTAATGGATGCTGCCATGCTTGATTTCAATCCGAATATGGAGGAGGAACCTCCAAATCTGGAAGCTCAAGCATTCTATGGCATGCTTAGTGctgcaaaaaaagagttatatCTTGGTTGTCAAAAGCATAT tACTAAAAAACTGGTTCGAGGGTTGGGCCTTCCtgttgagaaaattgattgttgTAGAAATAACTGTATGATTTTTTGGGGTGATGACAATGATTTAACAGTCTGCAAGTTTTGTCATGAGAATCGGTACAAGCAAGTTGATCAAGCTGACAGTAGCAAACGACAAAAAACTTGTGTTCCTTATAAGAAGATGcattattttcctttaactCCTCGGCTTTTGAGATTGTATGCATCCAATTCAACAGCAGGAGAAATGAGGTGGCACGCAGATCATGTGGTCGAAGATGGCGTCATGCGTCATCCGTCGGATTCCCCTGCGTGGATTCATTTTAACCAGACTCATAAGGAATTTGCTGCCGAGAAAAGGAATGTCAGACTTGGTCTCTGTACTGATGGGTTTCAGCCGTTTG AGTTGAAACATTTGTGGGATGTTGGTGTGCATGCATATGATATCtcattgaaacaaaatttccaACTGAGAGCGGCTTTGATGTGGACCATTagtgattttcctgcatattcAATGCTCTCGGGGTATAGCACGGCAGGAAAGCTAGCATGTCCTTATTGCACGATTCACTCGGACATATTTTACTTGTCAAAGAGTCGAAAGATTTCATGGTTTGATAACCATCGAAAATTCTTGCACCGAGATCATCCGTATCGACGGAATAGGTATGGATTTCACAAAAAtactttggtaaaaaaaacacCACCTCCTATACTGTCTGGACCTGAGATACTTGCTTCCTTGGACGAGTTGGGTTTAGTGAAGGCGACACAACCCAATGCTGCACAGACTAATGCGGATAACAGTCATGGTAGTGGTTGGAAGAGTATGagcattttttgggatttgcTTTATTGGAAAACTCAACTTATTCGACACAATTTGGATGTTATGCATATAGAGAAAAACGTGTTCGAAAATGTGTTCAATACAGTGATGAATGTACCGGGCAAAACTAAGGACACAGTGAAGTCGAGAGAAGAGTTGAATCAATATTGTCGCCGCATTACTCAATCAACTTTTACTctgaacaagaaaaaaaaagctgTCATGTGTGCGtgggtaaaaaatttaaaatttcctGATGGGTATGTGTCGAACATGGCTAGATGTGTTGACACAAAGAAGCTTAAGTTGTTTAGGATGAAAAGTCACGATTGTCATGTGTTCATGCAAAGGTTGGTGCCCATTGCATTTCGAGAATTACTACCGCAAAAAGTATGGGAGGCATTGACTGAGTTGAGTCTTTTCTTCAAAGATTTGACATCGACCACTATTAAAAGTGAGCATATGATGAAATTAGAGAACGACATCCCCATCACTTTGTGTAAGTTGGAGCTCATATTCCCTCCAAGTTTCTTTGACTCTATGGAGCATCTTTCAGTCCATTTGGCTTATGAAGCAAGGATAGCAGGTCCAGTTcaatatcgatggatgtatccgTTTGAAAG ataccttggaaagttgaagaaaacaGTTAGAACTAAAGCTCGAGTGGAAGGCTCTATTTCTAATTCATACGTTGTGGAAGAAGCGTCATTGTTGTGTTCTCATTACTTTAAGGACCATGTTGTTACAAGGCATACACGAGTGCCGCGCAACGATGCTGGTGTTGTAAATGAAGGGGATGACCAGGAGGGGAAGTTATCAATTTTCAAGCATTCTTATCAACCATTTGGATGTAAAAAGTCACGAATGTTATTCGGTGAAGAATATGATGTTGCACACagatatattttgatgaattgtCCAGAAGTTGAACCGTATCTGTAG